The window GGATGCAGCCAGAAAAAGCATGAGGATGGGCTTAACACCACTGGGGCGCAAGGGCTGGGGCAGCATTCACGTAATGTGCATTTACGGTTGGAAGCCTTTCTGAAGTTTTAGGGTGTCTCACAGCTCGGCGTGCAGGTGGTTTTgggtgggcagggagcaggcggGCAGCGATGCAGCCTGGGCAATGCCTGGCTCACACCgcagctgcagcacctgcagcGGGAGGCCGGGGAAGCCCCTGGCCACGCTTTGACTTGCAAACTGCACGTGTGGCATTTAGCCCTCAGGAAGAGGGCAAAAACGGAAGCGTCACCAGAGATTTTTTTCACAACAGCAGCCTCATGTTTCATCTCACAGCCCCTCCGGCCAGCCCCACAAGAGAAAAGGTGTGTGTTGTCCCACAGGTACCACAGGCCACATGCAAAGTGACCCCAGATTTCTTCTGAAGCATTCAGGAAACAATCTGGCATTTATATGATTCAGGTTTTCCTATAACCATCACCCCTTGCCTGCGCTGTGAAGCAGACACAGCATTTGATGTGGTGGCGAGAAGGCTCTCTGACCGCTTTTGCTGCAGAAAAGCTTTGCCTATGATGAGATACAAGCTTGCCCTACACTTGCCTTGCTCAAAACCCTGTAAAATGCAGCCCTTCAGGAAGGCAAGCTGAACGCTTGAGATTTCCATGGCCGGGCTGACTCCGCGCCCAGGCTGCAGCATCCCCCGCAGCGTGGGCTCAGCTCCCTGCATCCAGACAGGGGGTAACCTGGTCCTTGTCCTTTGCTGCAGGTGGGAACCAGGATGGCAAATTCAGCGTCGGCTTCAGGGATGGGGTGGTCAGGACAGTCGTGAGTCTGGACAGGGAGACCGTGGCATCGTACACACTGATCCTGGAGGCCATCGGTAAGGAATTCCCACCATTCCTATGGGACCACAGTCAGGCGGGGTGGCCGTGCATGTGCTGACCTGCCTTGGCAATGCAGCAGAGAGACAGCAACTTTTGGGGTGCTCTATAAACCAGAGCCTGTGTTTGGTGTTAGCAGTCCACAACCCATGTGTTTTAATAAGGCCCGGTTCTACCCACAGTAAATTCACCCCTCAGGCTCACCCAGCCCCGGAGCTTTCCCCCAGGGAAGGCAAGGCCTGCCCTGTTTCCTGAGAGGCTCCGTGCTGCCTGGGTCAGACCTCCACCCAGAAATTCCAGCACCACAGCACCGTTCCCCTAATGCCATGCCAGCCCTTGGCTCAGGGGCTGCCGATTAATCCAGAGCCACCTGGCACGGGCAGAGCACCCGCGTGCCAAACGCATCTTGGCCGTCATCCCCAGAGCTTTATAATGATGTGCCTGTTTGCAGAAGACTTGGATGTCCCTTTTGAAAGGAGAAATAAGTGGCCTGGTCAGAAATCTCAGGGCACGGCATTGCAGGTGCCGCACAGTctgcagcagggatgctgcaCCAGCCGGGCACACAGAACTGGATCCCGGGTGGTAAAGGGACCATTCTGACTCTCCAATGGGTATCAGGCTGCCTGTGTTTCCCCAGTCACCAGATCCCAGCTGGGTGGGTTCAGTGCTCTCTGAGCATGTTGGAAAGAACTAACTCAACCTATGCTCCCCATTGCCTCATCCTTCATGGCAAAACCAAGAGCAGTGCTGCCATGTCCTTATCTACTGAACACCAACCAGTCCTGGTGCTGTTCAGCTGTGAGCTGAGCCAGGTCTACAGAAAACTCATCAGACCCCTGCCCGTCTTCATCTCCCAAATCCCTGACCTCCAGCAGTCCCTTCCAGCATACAACACCCTGTGTGTCTATGGAGTTGCAAACCCTCTTTAATGACCGGTTGCATTTCCAGCCTTGCTAGGCAGTGGCTCCGTGGCAGACCTTGGGGGTGGtttggcttttcctttttctttcaggataggcatgaaaaaaaccccttgtagTTCAGCGTGAGATTGGGAAGCTGCAGAAAAGATGGaggattttattttagaaattttagTCCCGTTATTTTCAGCAGCTGAAGGCTGAGCATCACCTGTGCAAGGAGGGGATGGAGGTGACCAAACCTCCCCTTGCCTTTCTCTCCCATACAGACAACGGCCCCACAGGGAACCGGCGCACCGGGACTGCGACCGTGTACGTGACTGTCCTGGATGTCAATGACAACCGACCCATCTTCCTTCAGAGCAGCTATGAAGTCAGTGTCCCTGAGGACATCCCGGCCGCCAGCAGTATAGTGCAGGCATGTGGCTCTCTTCCACTGGGACCTTTGGGTGGGTGAGCGAGGTCGCCTGCTCTCCTTGCCCTGGCACTATGGCTGTGAGCTGCAGGAAGCCCAGGGCAGATTTTCTCTTCCCATCGGTGGTCTGGTCCCCCGGATCAGGGCAAGATGTGCTCTTGCTTGTGTGCTCCTCTGCTCCTTTGTTAACCCAGGCTGTGAGCACCAGGGAGAAGACAGCAAAGCAcagtagaaaaataagaaattcatcCCATTTCTGCAGGGGGTGAGAGGAGCAAACCCAAGTACTGTGTTGGCGAGGCCCCTTTGCCTGTCTGCATCCCcgctttctccctcctcccaacAGAGAAGGGGCCAAGAGCAGAGATCTcaagggggagggagaagagtgCATGCAAAGAGATGCTCTGAGAGGGGGGGAAAacggaggaaaaaaagcatttggactctgctttcatttttattcctctttgaGGGAGCGGTGGGCAGAGCTGAATGGCTCAGTGAGTGCTGAATGAATGCGGGCATTCACTCAGCCTCTGAGGGCTTCCAGCATCCCTTCAAACCCAGGGCTCTTCTGGAGCGGGCACCAAAGGCTCTTTGCAGAGGGCCCTGGGAAGGCTCCTCCTGCCTTGAATACCTCTCCCGTCACAGGGAAAGGGGTAGCTTTGTCCCTGGCTCTCGCGGGCAGGGTGAGTCAccgggagagaagaaaagagccTTTTGCCTCTTGCAACAAAGGTTTGCTGGGAGCCGTGCATCATGCTCGGGGTGGCCAGTCCCCAGGCACAAGCCCTGCGGCTCCTTGTCACCTGTTGTGCCACAGCACGGTGTACGTGATGCCCGTGGCACCATGCCTGTCTCTGGGGTCAGGCATCTGCCTGCAATCCCTGCACCCCGGGTGGAGGTGTGCAGGGGAACTATGCAACTGGAGAGGAGCCCTGCTGAGGGACTCCTAAAACTGAGCCATTTTTGCAAATCAAATGCAGGAAAGCCAAGTCTGACACCAAAGTCCCCTTTTCTTAGAGCACGCTTCCCAAAAGAGGGGTGTGCCCTTGAAAGTCTGTGGCAAAGGAGAGGTGTTATTTGGGGGAAGTtagttttccacagaaaaaaaatcagggtgaAACGGAAATGGGCAATCACCTGGGTTTAGTTTAATTTACACTTTTAGTGTGAACCATTTGTACTGAAGGTCTCCCTCTTCAAATACATCCCCACATTCCCATGGCAACAAGAGGGTTTTTGAAGGTTTCCCCATCCTCTTCTCTGAAAGCCAGGCAGTCCAGAGCTGAAGGAGAGCAGGAATGTCCCAGGCAGCCCAGGGAGGTCCTgatgcagagctgctccctgtgAGGGTCAGAAACCACGTGAAATCCAGAGACGTGGGGCTTGGTGCTCACTGCAGGGCCTCACCAGACACAGAGACTTCACCTAAAGGGGTGAACTTGATGGTTGAACGTAGTGTGAGCTGCAGACCTGGAAGACTTAAgccactttttctttctcctattgATTCCTTCAAGCACGTCGGATTACCTGCTGGCTGTTGTACCCTTTCCCAGCAGAAACACGCAGCTCAGCCTTGCATGGTGGCTTTCCAAGCTGGCAGCGGCTGCGAGATTCAAAGGGCCTCTTTAATGTATTTACAGGCATGTTTACCTGCTCCCGCTGCTCATTTATTGAAGCAGGTTTCCAGCAGACAGCTGTAGCATGCATCCTTCCAAGCATCAACTGCAGAAACTCACGGCTCActgcatggggaggggggagacagGGACTGGGCAGCATGTGGGGGGCATGAGCCTTCCTCCATCTGCTCAGGAGCACATCTCGGGGGGCAATCTCAGCTGAGGCTTGCTTTTAGTGGAGCACATTTGCCCCGGGATGCCTCTCTTCAAGGCGGTTTTTGTTAGGCAGCCAGGTTGCTCTGCTCTCACCCAGGCTGTTTGTTCAGGTGCCACTCAACTTGCAcaatgttttccaaaagaaattaagcagcaatatttttttgGACTGCCTGGTGATAGCTGTGTGTGGGTGTAGTTCAGATGCCTCCACCTTTCCTGCCAGGAAACAGTAACCTGGAAAGCATTCGGGAACCTGAAATAGCAAAATCTCCTGTCATCATGGAAATGAGCTGCTCAGAGGAGCTCTGCCGGGATGTCCAGGATCCCAGGGGATGCCTGAGGAGGGAACAGAGCCTGAACCAAAAACTTGGGAAAGAATAGCGGTGTGGGGTGAGTTAGTTCCCGCAGAGCAGGGTCACATTTTAGTGGACTCTATGACATCCCAGTCCTGGCTAGTGGGGGAGCTCCTGGGGCAGGCAAGCTGGCTTTGGGACACTGGCCGACTCCTCCTGAAGGTGTTGATGGAGCATCGCAGGGAGCCCAGTCGCTTCCAGAGCCTCAGCTGGGGCTCGCTGGCATCCACCGGGTGATGGGGCATGTACTCCTGGGGCCCGGACCCGGACTGTTCCAGCGCCACTGGCTTGCACAGGGTGACAAAGATGAGGAAGGTCGCCAGGAGGACGAAGATACAGATGAGCGCAACGATGATGGGCAGTGGGTCTGCCTTCTCAGGGGatgcagggctgggcaggacaAGCTCAGTGGTTGAAACTAGAAGCCCAAGGAGAGGTGGGGTGGGAGAGGTCCCATTGCCAGTGTCCTCTGTGCTCATCTTCCCTGCAGTGCATAAGGTGACATAGAGAAGCAACACAGGTGATTACCACCTAGAAGCTGGACAGACAGCCACCCTCTGTCCAGCCTGATGGATTTTTGTCTTGCCTTTATGTGCAAGGTCCTCCTGGCCATGTTTTCTCTGACACAGAGGGACAGGAGGAGTCTGTCTGCTTTGCCAGCAGGCAAAGCACAGAGGTGGGATTTCTACATgcaaaatactgtcctgaacGGAAGTGGAAAACCATCTGGCAGAGAAATCTAGCACAGGTAGTACTACGTACATGTAGTACCACAGCCCTGGTGATGACACCTGTAGGGAACATGAACGCACATTACATGAAGCTTTTCTGGAAGCGATAAATAACCACACGCTAGAGAAGGTCCAAAATCTTCCCCCCGAGCTGCTGGAGTTTGGTTCTTCTCTATTCCCCAGAAATGTGGGCTTGTTGAGTTGACtgtcatttggggttttttgattatTCCCTCTCCACCAAAGAAAATAGTTGGTTGAGCCTGACCCGGATAAGTCCCTATCAAGCTGCAGTATTGCACTagcattgccttttttttttttcaggggtgAAGTGTAACGCCCTCACCCTGCTTGTGCTGAGAATCTTCTTGTGTTAGATGTTTTGCTGACCTGGTTTCAGGTTCAGACACGTCATGGGTTTCTCAGCCAGTTCTGCAGTGATGCAAACCAACTTCCCAAAGCCTCATCAGGAAGAGCTCTTACCGAACACCTGATGGCAACtggcctctcctctccccaccagATCGGATTGGCCCCAGCTCGCATCCCCAGAGCAGTTTGCACccattgttttgtttctgtgcacCCTTCTGCGTCCATTCTTGGTCCTGGATGGGCTGTGCCTGAGGCAGGCATCTCCCCAGCTCAGAGATGAAGGCTGGGGAAATAAATATTGCTGTGCCAACCCTCTGCAATGCGACAGCTTGGCTTGGCCCTTGATGCTCTAGTCTGTATGCTGGAGGTAAAGCTGTATTACTCTGACTTTCCTACAGAGATGTGGGATTTAGAAGAGTGATGGAGAGCTGTTAGACTGGTCCATGGCCGGGCAGTCTTCTGGCAGCTACAGATTTGGATTGAGCCAATTTAAAATTAAGAGTTTAAgtggggggggaaggcagggctgcagggactGCCAAGGTCTCTGGGTCTGTTCTTGCAGCCACCATCCCAAAGCCACACAGGTTTGTGTAGGCAGCAGCCAGACATTCACTGGTAAAGCGttcaaaaaaagggagaggagacaTCAATGAAATGTCTTTAATCGTTAATTGGAAACTATGAAATGCCCCAGCAGAGACGAGGCCAGTGGAAAGCAAGATGCTGCGTCAGAAGAGACAAGCAACGCTCACCCTCCAAATTACGCAGGAGGAAACAACCTTAAGCAAACACAGTGAGAGCTGCAAGGCCGAGCACCCAGAGGTTAAGGAGCCCTTGAACCTGGGCTGTCTGTGCCCCAGCCGCACCCTCTGTGTGCCTATGCCTGCTTAGGTAGGTGAGCTCCCAGCTCCGATTTGCTGGGACTCTGCCTCATCCCGAAGGGGGCAGATCACTCCTGCAGGATCTGTGCTTCTCCCCATGCAGGCAATGAGCTGAGATACAGAGGGAATAAGGTCAGAGGTTTTCACTAGAGCTGGGTGCCTGGATTGAGGCACTTGGGAGATGTGATTTATTTCTGGGATGCTTTGCATCGCCTGGGCTTGAGCATTCAAAGCTGTGATGCTGGCAGCCTCAAGGCAAGGTCAGCCTGGTCAGAGCTCAGAGGCTCTTGGGAGATGTGGCTGTTTCCATGGGTCAGAGACAGGTCTGTGCTAAGAAAATgggaaatgcaaaaaataaatgggTTGGCATCTGAGAGCACCTTAGGTGAATCCCCATGTGTATTGCAAGCAGGCTCAGGGACCAGGACTCTCATCCCCTCCTCCAAAGTGATGTTTTCACTTCTTCACCCCAAAAGCATTTCTTTATCATGCAGCCTCTCCTTGCCTggctcagccccttcccctccagtttgggagcagagcagcccctggCAGCTGCAGCCGGCCCAAGGACACCCCTGTTCCATGGGCAGGCTGCTCCTGTGCACTGCCCTGGGCCAGGGCCTGAAAACCAGCAGGCAAGGCTGCTGCTTACCGTGTACATCAAGGTTGCCACGGCTACCTTAATTCTGGCATTTACTAACCACACGTAGGTTGGCTTGGTGACCTTATATTGTTCATTAAGAGCGAGCTGGGAGGCGTGGGCAATTTCTTCAGGTTGTTTTTTGTTCCGTTGGTGGTGGCTgtagggtttttattttaaatccagcTGAGAGTGTCCCTTAGAAACCTGTCAGGAGGCAACACACTAATGTTTTCCCAGGATTTACCAGacattctctcttctcctcttgcTTCCCATCCATCCTCTCCTCACACCCAgcttggctggcagagctgcaggttcAGGGAAGGTCCGGGCTGCTTCTCATCTGATTTCTTAAGTCCTTCCAGAAAAAGTGCAGCTAAAAATCTGGGAAATCTTTGTAGAGTACATGTGAGTGGTGACTTTTTTTTAGGGCCAATAAGTTTTCAACATATTAACATGGACAAAAGGGATTTCCTCCTCACATCCTGCTTGAGACAGAGCTACAGCAGTTTCAGCAGAATTTCAGCCAAAAGCCACGACAATTGGGGTCCTATCAGCAGAAAGGTGAGAGCACGGTAAGAGCAGCACTCTCCGTGGCCACAGCATGCACAGGGATGAGGGCTTCCCTCCCATGGGGTGGGAGCTCAGTGCCTTTCCTGAAGCGTGGCAATGGGCCACTTGCCCACAGCATTTTATAGCCACCGGCCAAGCTGCTGCCTGCATCCTTGTTCACAGCGTCACCCCTTCCCAGCATTGCggtcccaccccagccccacattGTGCAATCCAG of the Strix aluco isolate bStrAlu1 chromosome 7, bStrAlu1.hap1, whole genome shotgun sequence genome contains:
- the C7H10orf105 gene encoding uncharacterized protein C10orf105 homolog, which gives rise to MSTEDTGNGTSPTPPLLGLLVSTTELVLPSPASPEKADPLPIIVALICIFVLLATFLIFVTLCKPVALEQSGSGPQEYMPHHPVDASEPQLRLWKRLGSLRCSINTFRRSRPVSQSQLACPRSSPTSQDWDVIESTKM